Proteins from a genomic interval of Plasmodium reichenowi strain SY57 chromosome 13, whole genome shotgun sequence:
- a CDS encoding Ran-binding protein, putative (Possible contamination with P. gaboni reads): protein MSSNYRNYKNNHDSYCKENDYRNNNNDKEKSKIKKNNRDVFERERNQSVIDNNKNMFEKNKYNSRDYMDKKYDNKYNKKYDDKYDKKCDDKYDKKCDDKYHKNYDERYNKNYDDKHDKNYDERYNKNYDDKHDKNYDERYNKNYDDKYDKNYDDKYDKKYDKRYDDKYDKKYQDKKDNKYHKGKRKYDERKHSYLSQEKDYNRRNNSETYDKYKECNIEKNNQHTKIMNHYNHNNSLYNKIEYRKKRSVAKSKEEERNKSGEDLSEDDQNKDYSSASESNFYKYKKRKNNTYEYKDDKDYTSYDNKFRKIRNIDDILEMKPNILLSRFIFIYKLVDNISEDEIDELIRNISINNAFSLPVNIYINKLSFFSIKDELFVKENLEFLKNNSYFNIIQQKIQSNFLLENRINDDQCCIIEFPSNEASGKLFSLYEKDNCIEIKNNISYIFPLFKLKNKGKNVEEKTVPNKVSDWYCSACNFLNFSRRTACHFCKAPKTSDAKLVDKETSTISTFIKNNINHQENNLYLINNKNLYNNIHVDKGTYNHIMSDTLNMQNAYVYNNMENNYENILNDTYKNTNNNISNNNNDNIYNKGNENNHLKLSNNNIFYSYNPFHKFKDSHNFENINKEIICDDQNSNMLILKNMDGNILIKDFIQFLNVTFDKNEVSCIYLFNDIKGSVKKKGFCFIEFYNINMAKKIMNNMENNYYLNFQDNYLKLDYVYEKEKQYFFNCIQMAKLDISKSSATIVKNNIPYFNFFVNYFEAVVHMNILYYTYFLMWSSQIIILKNGKPELSEFFFDYNSQYYYHTLYQLYFDNNTKYYMSLSKGYYIWEENLKCLIRVYLDNLGEYSYEKEDYDKRFSSMDASKNKEHKETHQQVPINGDNKHDNINNNNTSNGHILEEKACNYNIEKENEKKNNNEKVILNKISSFVEKAKEIALASKKNIEQMNMNENNLSILEKKNKEIIKKHFTTDSADDEDEEDDEGNDNNDDYEKGDNNEGLNKGTIKNKDNISDTNIIEEQSHDDCNNKQRIDNFLNNDYKKNVKPSDNILNNINNNNDMKKRYTNISNNSFNHSNIYNNNNEHINNNGEKDIISEQSDNNINICFICLRKFLNEEMLQRHIDVSNLHKKNVEILSDPVLSN, encoded by the coding sequence ATGTCATCGAATTATAggaattataaaaataatcatgATAGTTATTGTAAAGAAAATGATTATaggaataataataatgataaagagaaaagtaaaataaagaagaataATCGAGATGTCTTTGAAAGGGAAAGAAATCAAAGCGTcatagataataataaaaatatgtttgaaaaaaataaatataattctaGAGATTATATggataaaaaatatgacaACAAgtataacaaaaaatatgatgataagtatgataaaaaatgtgatgataaatatgataaaaaatgtGACGATAAGtatcataaaaattatgatgaaagatataataaaaattacGATGACAAGcatgataaaaattatgatgaaagatataataaaaattacGATGACAAGcatgataaaaattatgatgaaagatataacaaaaattaCGATGATAAGtatgataaaaattatgatgacaagtatgataaaaaatatgacaAAAGATATGATGAcaaatatgataaaaaatatcaagataagaaagataataaatatcataaaggaaagagaaaatatgatgaaaGGAAACATAGTTACCTAAGTCAAGAAAAAGATTATAATAGAAGAAATAATTCAGAAActtatgataaatataaagaatgTAACATTGAAAAGAATAATCAACATACTAAAATAATGAACCATTATAATCACAACAATAgtttatataacaaaattgaatatagaaaaaagaGATCCGTTGCTAAAAGTAAAGAAGAGGAAAGAAATAAATCAGGAGAAGATTTAAGTGAAGATGACCAGAATAAAGATTATTCATCTGCTTCAGAAagtaatttttataaatataagaaaagaaagaatAACACATACGAATATAAAGATGATAAAGATTATACATCTTATGATAATAAGTTTAGAAAAATTCGAAATATAGATGATATATTAGAAATGAAACcaaatattttgttatccagatttatatttatatacaagTTAGTTGATAATATTTCAGAAGATGAAATAGATGAGCTAATTAGAAATATATCCATAAATAATGCTTTTTCTTTACCggttaatatatatataaataaattatcctttttttcaataaaagatgaattatttgtaaaagaaaatttagagtttttaaaaaataattcatattttaatataatacaacaaaaaattcaatctaattttttattagaGAATAGAATAAATGATGATCAATGTTGTATTATAGAATTCCCTTCGAATGAAGCATCTGGCAAATTATTTTCACTTtatgaaaaagataattgtattgaaataaaaaataatatatcttatatattCCCCTTAttcaaattaaaaaataaagggAAAAATGTTGAAGAAAAAACAGTTCCTAATAAAGTAAGTGATTGGTATTGTTCAGCTTGTAATTTCTTAAACTTCTCTAGAAGAACAGCTTGTCACTTTTGCAAAGCTCCCAAAACAAGTGATGCAAAATTAGTAGACAAAGAAACTAGTACCATTAgtacatttataaaaaataatataaaccatcaagaaaataatttatatttaataaataataaaaatttatataataatatacatgtTGATAAAGGTACATATAATCATATCATGTCTGATACTTTGAATATGCAAAATGCATATGTATATAACAATATGGagaataattatgaaaatattttgaacgatacttataaaaatacaaacaataatattagtaataataataatgataatatttataataaggGGAATGAAAATAACCATTTAAAATTgtcaaataataatatattctattCATATAACCCATTTCACAAATTTAAAGATTCTCataattttgaaaatattaataaagaGATAATATGTGATGATCAAAATAGTAATATGcttattttaaaaaatatggatgGAAATATACTAATTAAAGATTTCATacaatttttaaatgtaaCATTTGATAAGAATGAGGTAAgttgtatttatttattcaatGATATTAAAGGTTctgttaaaaaaaaagggtTTTGCTTTATtgaattttataatataaatatggcaaaaaagataatgaataatatggaaaataattattatcttaATTTTCAAGATAACTATTTAAAATTAGATTATgtatatgaaaaagaaaaacaatatttttttaattgtatTCAAATGGCCAAACTCGATATAAGTAAAAGCTCAGCTACAAttgttaaaaataatattccgtattttaatttttttgttaattattttgaaGCAGTAGTACATATGAATATACTTTATTATACTTATTTCTTGATGTGGTCTTCacaaattattattctaaaaaatggaaaacCTGAATTATCCGAGTTTTTCTTTGATTACAATAgtcaatattattatcacaCTTTGTAtcaattatattttgataataatacaaaatattatatgtcTCTCTCAAAAGGTTATTATATTTGGGAAGAGAATTTAAAATGCCTGATTAGAGTTTATTTGGATAATCTTGGTGAATATtcatatgaaaaagaagatTATGATAAGAGGTTTTCTTCAATGGATGCATCGAAAAATAAGGAGCACAAAGAAACCCACCAACAAGTACCTATAAATGGTGATAATAAACATGATAATatcaataataataatacaagTAATGGTCATATTCTGGAAGAGAAGGCATGTAATTATAACATagaaaaggaaaatgaaaaaaaaaataacaatgAAAAGGTTATACTAAACAAAATTTCGTCATTTGTAGAAAAAGCAAAAGAAATAGCTCTGGCCtccaaaaaaaacattGAACAAATGAACATGAATGAAAATAACTTATCTATtttggaaaaaaaaaataaagaaattataaaaaaacattttacCACAGATTCGGCAGATGATGAGGATGAAGAAGATGATGAAGGTAATGATAACAATGACGATTATGAGAAGGGAGACAATAACGAAGGATTGAATAAAGgaacaataaaaaataaagataatatatcaGATACTAATATAATTGAAGAGCAAAGTCATGATGATTGTAATAATAAGCAGCGTattgataattttttaaataatgattataaaaaaaatgtgaaACCTTctgataatatattaaataatattaataataataatgatatgaaAAAGAGATACACgaatatatcaaataattcttttaatcattcaaatatttataacaataataatgaacatataaataataatggtgaaaaagatattataaGCGAACAATCAgataataacataaatatttgttttatttgcttgagaaaatttttaaatgaagaaatgCTTCAACGACATATTGATGTTTCAAATTtgcataaaaaaaatgtagaaATTCTTTCAGATCCTGTATTAAgtaattaa
- a CDS encoding RNA polymerase II transcription factor B subunit 4, putative, giving the protein MIIKMEKNEENTKKDDIIKDEEVVKNHLILIIDVNLLIWCEGVQIKFENNVIRTLKLHEFLKSVFQFIRFYCIMCNSERICIISTCSNNCKIIYENYISFAKNNLTEKDFCSDTYDKLVDFINENKKEKKSESALSSALTIALCYNNRIRNLYENINTRLFLLDISKSHYYTNQYTQLMNIAYNAKRNNIIIDVFSLNYKTQILEQICNITNGLYLDNTIFQSINPYGNIQDILTQTIIFWFLPSVNTRKYFSNTYLNEDTNIAVCTCHNKQIDIAYICSCCLAIYCSEKNLQTNKDRLSCAICKTRFTKSLLRNKHVSDLDFSFM; this is encoded by the coding sequence atGATCATAAAAATGGAGAAAAATGAGGAGAATACTAAGAAAGATGACATAATAAAAGATGAAGAGGTTGTTAAaaatcatttaattttaataattgaTGTAAATTTGTTAATATGGTGTGAGGGAGTTCAAATAAAAtttgaaaataatgttATCAGAACATTAAAATTACatgaatttttaaaatcCGTTTTTCAATTTATTCGTTTTTATTGCATAATGTGTAATTCTGAAAGAATATGCATTATATCTACTTGTAGTAATAATTGTAAAATcatatatgaaaattatatatcttttgCTAAAAACAATTTAACGGAAAAGGATTTTTGTAGTGATACATATGATAAGTTAGTTGATTttattaatgaaaataagaaagaaaaaaagagtGAAAGCGCATTATCATCAGCCTTAACAATTGCtttatgttataataatagaatacgtaatttatatgaaaatattaatactagattatttttattagatatatcaaaaagtcattattatacaaatcAATATACACAATTAATGAATATTGCATATAATGCTAAAcgaaataatattataatagaTGTTTTCTCTCTTAATTATAAAACACAAATTCTGGAAcaaatatgtaatataacCAACGGATTATATTTAGATAATACTATATTTCAAAGTATTAACCCTTATGGTAATATTCAAGATATATTAACTCAGACAATAATCTTTTGGTTCCTACCTTCTGTTAATACTAGAAAATACTTTTCAAATACCTATCTAAATGAGGATACAAATATAGCTGTCTGTACATGCCATAATAAGCAAATTGATATAGcttatatatgttcatgCTGTTTGGCTATATATTGTTCAGAAAAAAACTTACAAACAAATAAGGATAGATTATCTTGCGCTATCTGCAAAACAAGATTTACTAAGTCCCTTCTGAGGAATAAACATGTTTCAGACCTAGatttttcatttatgtAG